The region CTTGTCGTTATTCGTTCCCGTGGCCATCGGCTTGTCGGGGCCCCGGATCAGCTTCTTCGTCAACACCATGCTCATCTCCAGTCTGCCCCAGAAGAGCCTGTCCTGGCTCGAATCGGCCTACCGAGTCATGCACCTGCCGCTGGGGCTCTTCGGCATCGCCATCGGGGCCGTGGCCCTGCCGGCTTTCGCGCGGTTCGTAGCCGCGGGCGACCGGGACTCGGTCCGGTCCACCCTGCAGGACTCCCTGCGCATGGTTCTTTTCCTGACCGTCCCGACCTCGATCCTCATCGCTGTTCTAGCCGGGCCGATCACCTCGCTCATCTATGTCCACGGCCGGTTCACCGCTGCCGACGGCGCCGCTTCAGCCGCGATCCTCGTCCTCTATATGCTCGGGGTGCCGTTCATGTCGGCCTTGCGCAATCTAGCGGCCGTGTTCTTCGCCCATAAAGACGCCCGCACGCCCATGATCGCGAGCTTTATCGCGGTCGGCTGCACCATCGTCCTCAACCTGTCTCTCAAAGGCGTCCTGGGCATTCGGGCGTTCCCTCTATCGGCCACGATCTCCGCGGTCGTCAACGCGGGGCTCCTCTTCGTCCTTCTGCCGCGCAAAATCGGCTCGCTGCACGCGGCGCCGCTGTTCTCCTATTTCGGACGGATGATCCTGGCGAGCTTGTGCGGCGGGGGAGCGGCCTTCGGCGTTGCCCGCCTCGTCGCCGGCGTTCTCGGCCACGGCCGGCTGGCCCAACTTGCGCTCGTTGCGGCTGCGGGAGCCGGGGGAGCGGCCGTGTTCTACGCCGCCGCGCTCCTGCTTGGCCTTGACGAGGTCAAAGCCTACGTCCGGCGCTTCCTGCGGCTGGGCTGACGGCCGGAATCGATCAGCGGATGGCCGGCACCAGCTCGATCAGGAACTGCTTGGACAGGCTCCGCCAGACAAACCTCAAATCGAAGCGGCCGGCTCGACGGACAAGGTAGAGGTCGATGTTGGCCAAGCGGCCGGCGTAGAAATCGTAGTTGAAGATGGACTGGATCCGCCAATTCTTGATCAAGCCCAGCGAGACGTCGGCGAAGCCCTGCTTCCAATCGCCGTATTTGGGATCGTAGGCGACGGACACCCAACCGTCGATCCGCCCGCCCGTTCGGACGCGGAAGGCGGCCGTCAGGTTCTGGCTGGTCGTCCCCTCGATCAACCAGCCCTGGGTGCGTCGGCGGGATTGAGCGCTGTAGAAAACTTCCAGGGTGACGCCCGGGGCGAACTCCTGGACGGCCTGCAGAATAAGGCCTCCCGAGGTAAAATTGCGGCCTTCTTTCTCCAGGAACTGCTCGGCCGAGAGGGAAGTGCGGAGCGTCAACCCCGTCCGGATTCGGATCGGAGCCGCGGCCAGACTGAAAGCCGCGTTGTCGTTGTAGCTCTGGCTGGTCTTTGTCGAATCGCTCAAGGCGCTTAGAACGAGCGTGTTCGTGAGGGACGCGGTCAGTAGCCCGCCGTAAAACGTCACCGGCTTCACGGCCAATTGAAGCTGGGGACGGCTCAAGCGCCGGTTGCCCAGCAAATCGTCGTTCAAATGGTATTCCGCGGCCGCCTGGTAGCTCGCGGCGTCATAGGCGAGGCGGATATCGCCTGTCAGGATGCGTGAGGCGGTCGCGCCCCGGCCGCCGATTCGAAAATGCGAATACCTTGTATCCAGGCCTAGGTGGACGCGCTTGCCGAAGTCCTTGGCGTAGGTCAGGTCGGCCAGCGTCTGGTCGTGCCGTTCCTGGCGCCCGGAGATGGTTA is a window of Candidatus Aminicenantes bacterium DNA encoding:
- the murJ gene encoding murein biosynthesis integral membrane protein MurJ, yielding MADIAKGVRSFTLGTALSRVLGLVREMVINHLFGAGLANDAFRAAFRIPNLLRDLFAENALSSAFVPVLTDEKKKGREAENRFASNILNTLLVVVGPLTLLGILTAGPLARAFVPGFDKIPGKLALTGQLTAVMFPFLLFIALAAWAMSVLNTNGSFFVPAVAPAVFNVFSFLTPLALFAYLRSRGMEPVLGAAIGVMTGGLMQFLVQVPGLYRGGFRYRFVVCFRDPAFRQALSLFVPVAIGLSGPRISFFVNTMLISSLPQKSLSWLESAYRVMHLPLGLFGIAIGAVALPAFARFVAAGDRDSVRSTLQDSLRMVLFLTVPTSILIAVLAGPITSLIYVHGRFTAADGAASAAILVLYMLGVPFMSALRNLAAVFFAHKDARTPMIASFIAVGCTIVLNLSLKGVLGIRAFPLSATISAVVNAGLLFVLLPRKIGSLHAAPLFSYFGRMILASLCGGGAAFGVARLVAGVLGHGRLAQLALVAAAGAGGAAVFYAAALLLGLDEVKAYVRRFLRLG